A single window of Sulfurovum sp. UBA12169 DNA harbors:
- a CDS encoding site-2 protease family protein: protein MGYKMLKNNITLFKLFGFNVRIDSSWIIILFLVTWSLAEGFFPARFTELEGQTYWMMAIAGAIGLFASIIIHEFSHAFIARKYGLKIENITLFIFGGVAEMKDEPQSPKVEFLMAIAGPIASLLLSVLFSILHTVGGVTGLPIPVIGVLGYLGTINMLLAIFNMLPAFPTDGGRILRSFLWWKKKDIRWATQMASRISLFFAVSIIFIGFVNMIASNVIGGLWWILIGSFLFSAANASYHSLLIKQSFSGKSVRHFMNPVPVTVPYGITLKELVDTYLSHYPHKMYPVTKEDSIVGMITIADIKAVPQEERTQYTAGRVMHPKNTNNSVSIDTAVNDALVKMNTTGASRLLVTENNKAVGIVTLKDLLAFITLKMELEE from the coding sequence ATGGGATACAAAATGCTAAAAAACAACATTACACTTTTTAAGCTGTTCGGATTTAACGTAAGGATAGACAGCAGTTGGATTATTATCCTTTTTTTGGTTACCTGGTCGCTTGCGGAGGGTTTTTTTCCTGCCCGTTTTACAGAACTTGAGGGGCAAACTTATTGGATGATGGCCATAGCGGGAGCTATAGGCCTTTTTGCATCTATCATTATTCATGAATTTTCTCATGCGTTCATTGCCAGAAAATATGGCCTCAAGATAGAAAATATAACGCTTTTTATTTTTGGCGGCGTGGCTGAAATGAAAGACGAACCGCAAAGCCCCAAAGTCGAATTTTTAATGGCGATCGCCGGACCGATAGCCAGTCTTTTACTTTCAGTTTTATTTAGCATACTTCATACGGTCGGAGGCGTTACAGGGCTGCCCATACCCGTAATCGGGGTTTTAGGATATCTTGGCACGATCAATATGCTGCTGGCCATTTTCAATATGCTTCCTGCGTTTCCGACAGACGGAGGAAGGATACTTCGCTCTTTTTTATGGTGGAAAAAGAAAGATATCCGGTGGGCAACCCAAATGGCTTCACGCATCAGCCTGTTTTTTGCTGTGAGTATTATTTTTATCGGCTTTGTCAATATGATCGCAAGCAATGTCATCGGAGGATTATGGTGGATACTGATCGGATCTTTTCTTTTTAGTGCCGCCAATGCTTCTTATCATTCTTTGCTGATAAAACAGTCCTTCAGCGGAAAATCAGTGCGCCACTTTATGAATCCCGTTCCCGTTACGGTTCCTTATGGCATTACCTTAAAAGAGCTTGTCGATACCTACCTCTCTCACTACCCGCACAAAATGTACCCCGTAACCAAAGAGGATAGCATTGTAGGAATGATCACAATTGCAGATATTAAAGCTGTTCCGCAAGAAGAGCGCACACAATATACCGCCGGTCGCGTCATGCACCCGAAAAACACAAACAATTCCGTCAGCATCGACACCGCCGTCAATGACGCCCTTGTCAAGATGAACACCACGGGGGCAAGCCGGCTGCTGGTAACCGAAAACAACAAAGCAGTAGGAATCGTCACCCTTAAAGACCTGCTTGCATTCATCACGTTAAAAATGGAATTGGAAGAATAG